In Candidatus Manganitrophaceae bacterium, the genomic stretch CATCAGCGATACCGAATTAAAAGGAAGAATCATGGAGTTGGGAAGGCAGGTTGCGCGTTTCTCTTACCTGCATACATCCGAAGGGGCACAGGAATTTCTTCGCGCCTGGGAGGGTGCGCCATTGAACCCCGGAGGCGGTATTCACGATTAAACGGGTATTGGAGGGGGGCATGCTAAAGGTAAAAAGCACCACGTTCGTTCTTGGGATCATTGTTTCGATTTTGATGATGATGGGTTCCGCCTTTGCGGTTGAAAATACCTGAAAAGCGGCGGAGGGCGTTTACAGATATGGTCCCGGCAATGGCTATTTTTCGATGTTTGTGGTCACTCCAGAAGGCGTCATCGTCGTGGAGCCGGTGAATACGTCGCATTCCAAAGGTCTGCTGATAGCGATTCGAGCAGTGACGGACAAACCGATTCGATATCTGTTGCACAGTCATAATCACGGGGATCATTCCGGCGGCGGAAAGGTCTTTCGGGATGAAGGGGCCACAATTATTGCCCATGTGGAGGCCTACGAATGGATGAAGGTCAATCCTCATCAGGACATGGTCCTGCCGGACGAAAGTTGGGCGGGAAACCGGAAGGATATTACTTTAGGTGGGGTAAGGATTGAATTGCATTATATGGGAATGAATCATGGCCTGGGTATGACCGTATTTCGTTTTCCCAAAGAAAAAGTGGTCTATATCGCGGACCTGGTGACTCCGAATCGGGTTCTGTTTTCCATCGTCCCTGATTTCAATATCAAGGAATTTAAACGAACCCTTGCAGAAATTGAAGAAATGGAATTTGAAAGAGCGATATACTCCCATTCGCAAGCAAAGGAAGCTTTTGGTTCGAAGATGGAAGTGACACAAACACGAGAATTCATCGAAGATATACAGGGAGCGATCTTTGCGGAGTTCAAAAAGGGGACATTTTTTATGGAGATTCCCACTACCGTGAAACTCCCAAAATATAAAGAGTGGGCGATGTACAAAGAGTGGCTATCTTTAAATGTGTGGAGAGTCATGCTGGACATGCATATGGGTCCCTTCCCTTGGAGGACCGACCACGCGTATGAAATAAACGATTAGGGAATTTGCGACCGGAAGGCGACCCTTGTTAAGGAACCTCTGATGAAGTCTGGGTTGAATTTTTCGGGAGATAAAATGTCCCGCTTCTGCGTAGTAAATCGTTCCTTGACTAGATCTGCTGGGTAGTTATAAATTGCTCTATCAAGTTCTTGTACCAGACTAAAAATGAGCAGGAGGCCTCATGTCAAAAGCACGTGTTGTAGACCGCAAGCCAATGAAAGTCGAGCTCGATCCCGGTGAATACTATTGGTGTGCTTGCGGGAAATCAAATAACCAACCGTTCTGTGACGGTTCACATACAGGAACCGGAATTACTCCGGTTCCCTTCAAAGTCGAGGAAAAGTCGGAAACCTGGATGTGTCTTTGCAAGCAGACCGGGGATGCTCCTTTTTGTGACGGAACGCACAAATCTCTGCCGGAAGATGTTGAAGAATTAGACTATCCGCCAAAATCGAAAACGGGGATGCCCGCGCCAAGGAATACTGCTGAAGAACCCGCACTTGAGTTCATCCATGCTCTGGCTGCAGATGGGCTTGAAAAACTTGGGCATCACGGCGAAATGGCGGCAATGGGTGTTCCACGCACGGATCTTCCTTTGTGGGAGGACATTCAAATTCTAACCGCCCAGCTCCACCATCGGCCTTTGCTCGAAGACACGGCGGTTGGAACAGGACTTGTCATTGGCCCAAATGCACAAAAACCGCTACGCCTAGAGATACCGATATTGATATCCGACATGAGCTTTGGCGCGCTTTCCGAGGAAGCCAAGACCGCAATGTCGCGCGGGGCCGAGTTGGCCGGAACCGGAATTTGCTCAGGCGAAGGGGGGATGTTATCCGAAGAACAAAAAGCCAATACGCGTTACTTTTACGAACTGGCTTCCGCAAAATTCGGGTATGAGGAAGCGTTATTGAAGCGCGTGCAGGCATTTCATTTTAAGGCGGGACAGGCGGCAAAGACGGGTACAGGAGGACACTTGCCGGCGGCGAAAGTCACCGAGAAGATCGCCGCTGTGCGCAAGCTACCCGTTGGCCAGGCCGCGATCTCCCCTCCCGCTTTCTGTGAGTTCGAAACGCCAGCTGATTATAAAACTTTCGCAGATCGGGTGAGAGAAATCTCAGGCGGTATCCCTGTGGGTTTCAAGATGTCCGCACAACACATCGAACAAGACATCGACTTTGCGCTAGAGGCGGGTGCCGATTACATTATACTCGATGGCAGAGGCGGCGGTACCGGCGCGGCACCGCTGCTGTTTCGCGACAACATTTCTGTCCCGACGATCCCGGCGCTCGCCCGTGCGCGGCGTCATCTTCACAAGTGCAATCGCGAAGACGTAACGCTCATCATTACGGGGGGTATTCGTACCCCGGCTGATTTCATTAAGGCCTTGTGCCTCGGTGCGGATGGCATTGCGCTCGCCAATAGTGCTATGCAGGCAATCGGCTGTGTCGGAGCGCGCATTTGCAACACGAACA encodes the following:
- a CDS encoding MBL fold metallo-hydrolase; amino-acid sequence: MFVVTPEGVIVVEPVNTSHSKGLLIAIRAVTDKPIRYLLHSHNHGDHSGGGKVFRDEGATIIAHVEAYEWMKVNPHQDMVLPDESWAGNRKDITLGGVRIELHYMGMNHGLGMTVFRFPKEKVVYIADLVTPNRVLFSIVPDFNIKEFKRTLAEIEEMEFERAIYSHSQAKEAFGSKMEVTQTREFIEDIQGAIFAEFKKGTFFMEIPTTVKLPKYKEWAMYKEWLSLNVWRVMLDMHMGPFPWRTDHAYEIND
- a CDS encoding glutamate synthase, with product MSKARVVDRKPMKVELDPGEYYWCACGKSNNQPFCDGSHTGTGITPVPFKVEEKSETWMCLCKQTGDAPFCDGTHKSLPEDVEELDYPPKSKTGMPAPRNTAEEPALEFIHALAADGLEKLGHHGEMAAMGVPRTDLPLWEDIQILTAQLHHRPLLEDTAVGTGLVIGPNAQKPLRLEIPILISDMSFGALSEEAKTAMSRGAELAGTGICSGEGGMLSEEQKANTRYFYELASAKFGYEEALLKRVQAFHFKAGQAAKTGTGGHLPAAKVTEKIAAVRKLPVGQAAISPPAFCEFETPADYKTFADRVREISGGIPVGFKMSAQHIEQDIDFALEAGADYIILDGRGGGTGAAPLLFRDNISVPTIPALARARRHLHKCNREDVTLIITGGIRTPADFIKALCLGADGIALANSAMQAIGCVGARICNTNNCPAGVATQKEELRARLQVDVAAERLARFLRASVELMQIMARACGHRHLREFNPNDITSWKKSISDIAGIQYGGVAKE